The following proteins are co-located in the Nocardia bhagyanarayanae genome:
- a CDS encoding NCS1 family nucleobase:cation symporter-1 — MTDTRVRPLNGAPGSSTLVNDDLAPTTEATATWRTWDIFCLWMTSAHSIASYGFAVGMLALGMTGWQTMLALFTGVLVLWLGSNLVGVAGQKVGVPFPVFARAAFGVFGANVPALLRAIVAVFWYGIQTYLASTALMVLLLRVSPGLASWTESSFVGLSTLGWIAFLVLWTVQLAIINYGMEVVRKASDFAGPAVWIGMIALAIWILGKAEWSIDFNARAGAPLSGGATVAAFVGVAFLMVSFMAGPLVNYADFARFSPSRKAVLRGNAWGIPFNETAFVVLSIVISLATLKVYGKVLTDPVQLVADIDSDVVVVVAAVLFATATVGINVVLNFVSPAYDISNAAPRYISFRTGGIITAVLSILVMPWKLWENQDFIIYFLGGVGALMGPVFGILIVDYYLVRRQRTAVAELYSDTAEGRYYFSRGFNPKALTALAISGTIAVIVALAPDSQEVTALSWPVGAALGAVLMYAFDVLRPSVPADAHGD, encoded by the coding sequence ATGACAGACACTCGGGTACGGCCGCTGAACGGCGCGCCGGGCAGTTCCACGCTGGTCAACGACGACTTGGCCCCCACGACCGAGGCGACGGCGACCTGGCGTACCTGGGACATCTTCTGTCTCTGGATGACCTCGGCGCACAGCATCGCCAGCTACGGGTTCGCCGTCGGCATGCTCGCGCTCGGCATGACCGGGTGGCAGACCATGCTCGCCCTGTTCACCGGCGTGCTCGTGCTCTGGTTGGGCAGCAATCTCGTCGGCGTCGCGGGTCAGAAGGTCGGGGTCCCGTTCCCGGTCTTCGCCCGCGCCGCGTTCGGCGTGTTCGGCGCCAACGTCCCCGCGCTGCTGCGGGCGATCGTCGCGGTGTTCTGGTACGGCATCCAGACCTATCTGGCGTCGACCGCGCTGATGGTGCTGCTCCTGCGAGTGTCGCCGGGTTTGGCGTCGTGGACCGAATCCAGCTTCGTCGGCCTGTCCACGCTGGGCTGGATCGCGTTCCTCGTGCTGTGGACGGTGCAGCTGGCGATCATCAACTACGGCATGGAGGTCGTGCGCAAGGCCTCGGACTTCGCGGGTCCCGCGGTGTGGATCGGCATGATCGCGCTGGCGATCTGGATTCTCGGAAAGGCCGAGTGGAGCATCGACTTCAACGCCCGTGCCGGTGCGCCGCTGTCGGGCGGTGCGACGGTGGCCGCGTTCGTCGGCGTCGCCTTCCTGATGGTGTCGTTCATGGCGGGTCCGCTCGTCAACTACGCCGACTTCGCGCGGTTCTCGCCCAGTAGGAAGGCGGTGCTGCGCGGCAACGCGTGGGGCATTCCGTTCAACGAGACGGCGTTCGTGGTCCTGTCGATCGTCATCTCGCTGGCCACGCTGAAGGTGTACGGGAAGGTGCTGACCGACCCGGTGCAGCTGGTCGCCGACATCGACAGCGACGTCGTGGTTGTCGTGGCCGCGGTGCTGTTCGCGACGGCGACCGTCGGCATCAACGTGGTCCTCAACTTCGTGTCCCCCGCCTACGACATCTCCAATGCCGCACCGAGATACATCTCCTTCCGCACCGGCGGCATCATCACCGCCGTGCTGTCCATCCTGGTGATGCCGTGGAAGCTCTGGGAGAACCAGGATTTCATCATCTACTTCCTCGGTGGCGTCGGCGCGCTGATGGGCCCGGTGTTCGGCATCCTGATCGTCGACTACTACCTGGTGCGCAGGCAACGCACGGCGGTCGCCGAGCTGTACTCCGACACCGCGGAGGGCCGCTACTACTTCTCCCGCGGGTTCAACCCGAAAGCTCTGACGGCGCTGGCCATTTCGGGAACCATTGCCGTGATCGTCGCCCTGGCTCCGGATTCACAAGAGGTGACAGCGCTGTCGTGGCCCGTCGGCGCGGCCCTGGGCGCGGTGCTGATGTACGCGTTCGACGTCCTTCGCCCGTCCGTTCCCGCGGATGCGCACGGGGACTGA
- a CDS encoding CoA-acylating methylmalonate-semialdehyde dehydrogenase: protein MTNPASTDIVDHWVDGKPWTGESDRTAPVFDPALGVAQRSVRMATADDVGVAVAAAAAALPGWSDSSIATRHRFLLNFRELLNARKDELASILTGEHGKVLADAAGEVARGLEVVEFALSMPHLLKGEFSQNASTGIDVYSVREPVGVVGIISPFNFPAMVPLWFFPIAIAAGNTVVLKPSEKDPSAANWLAELAADAGLPAGVLNVVHGDKEAVDALLTHPRVAAISFVGSTPIADYVYRTASAHGKRVQALGGAKNHMLVLPDADLDLAADAAVNAGFGSAGERCMAVSVVLAVDTIADDLVARVAARMTGLRTGDGRRGCDMGPLITREHRDRVAAYLDTAVTDQARVVVDGRDSAIDGDPNGFWLGPSLIDRVPVTSAVYRDEIFGPVLSVVRVEGFEQGVEIVNASPYGNGVAIFTNDGGAARRFQRQVNVGMIGVNVPIPVPVAYHSFGGWKASLFGDAKAYGPNGFAFFTREKAITSRWLDPSHGGIDLGFPRNS, encoded by the coding sequence ATGACGAATCCCGCGAGCACCGACATCGTCGACCACTGGGTCGACGGCAAGCCCTGGACCGGCGAATCCGACCGCACCGCACCGGTTTTCGATCCGGCGCTCGGCGTCGCGCAGCGCAGCGTCCGGATGGCCACCGCCGACGACGTCGGCGTCGCGGTCGCGGCCGCGGCGGCGGCGCTGCCCGGCTGGTCCGACTCCTCCATCGCCACCCGGCACCGGTTCCTGCTGAACTTCCGCGAACTGCTCAACGCACGCAAGGACGAACTGGCGAGCATCCTCACCGGCGAGCACGGCAAGGTGCTCGCCGACGCGGCGGGCGAGGTCGCCCGCGGGCTCGAAGTCGTCGAGTTCGCGCTGTCGATGCCGCACCTGCTCAAGGGCGAGTTCAGCCAGAACGCCTCGACCGGGATCGACGTGTACTCGGTGCGCGAACCGGTCGGCGTCGTCGGCATCATCAGCCCGTTCAACTTCCCGGCCATGGTGCCGCTGTGGTTCTTCCCGATCGCGATCGCCGCGGGAAACACGGTGGTGCTCAAGCCGAGCGAGAAGGATCCGTCGGCGGCGAACTGGCTCGCCGAACTCGCTGCCGACGCCGGTCTGCCCGCGGGCGTGCTCAATGTCGTGCACGGCGACAAGGAGGCGGTGGACGCGCTGCTCACCCATCCGCGAGTCGCGGCGATCTCGTTCGTCGGCTCCACCCCGATCGCCGACTACGTCTACCGGACGGCGAGCGCGCACGGCAAACGGGTCCAGGCGCTCGGCGGCGCCAAGAACCACATGCTCGTCCTGCCCGACGCCGACTTGGACCTGGCCGCCGACGCGGCGGTCAACGCGGGCTTCGGATCGGCGGGCGAACGGTGCATGGCGGTGAGCGTGGTGCTCGCGGTCGACACCATCGCCGACGACCTGGTGGCGCGTGTCGCGGCGCGGATGACCGGCCTGCGCACCGGTGACGGCCGCCGCGGCTGCGACATGGGGCCGCTGATCACCCGCGAGCACCGCGACCGCGTCGCCGCCTACCTCGACACCGCCGTCACCGATCAGGCGCGGGTGGTGGTCGACGGCCGCGACAGCGCCATCGACGGCGACCCCAACGGGTTCTGGCTCGGGCCGAGCCTGATCGACCGGGTGCCGGTGACCTCGGCGGTCTATCGCGACGAGATCTTCGGGCCCGTGCTCTCGGTGGTGCGGGTCGAGGGCTTCGAGCAGGGCGTCGAGATCGTCAACGCCTCGCCCTACGGCAACGGCGTCGCGATCTTCACCAACGACGGCGGCGCCGCGCGGCGCTTCCAGCGGCAGGTGAACGTCGGCATGATCGGGGTGAACGTGCCGATCCCGGTCCCGGTGGCCTACCACAGTTTCGGCGGCTGGAAGGCGTCGCTGTTCGGCGATGCGAAAGCCTACGGCCCCAACGGATTCGCGTTCTTCACCCGGGAGAAGGCGATCACCTCCCGCTGGCTCGACCCCAGCCACGGCGGCATAGACCTCGGTTTTCCGCGGAACAGTTAG
- a CDS encoding aspartate aminotransferase family protein translates to MTAVRVDLDARAYELDRSHVFHSWSAQAALHPVVLAGGRGCRVWDHAGREYLDFASQMVNVNIGHQHPVVTAAIADQAARLATIGPATANLQRGEAAQRITALAPDGMDKVFFTNGGADANENAIRMARLHTGRDKVLSTYRSYHGNTGAAVVATGDWRRMPNEYARGHVHFFGPYLYRSEFWASSPEEESERALRHLERVVQCEGPSTIAAILLETVPGTAGILVPPPGYLAGVRAIADRYGIVLILDEVMCGFGRTGRWFAFDGYDVRPDLITFAKGVNSGYVPVGGVVISDAIARTFDDTVFPGGLTYSGHPLAAASIVAALDVMADEGIVAHAERIGRTALGPALAELAGDCPVIGEVRGEGVFWAVELVADRATREPVSAATMARVKSDLIARGYLPFLADNRIHVAPPCVVTEAEVAEGAAILRDVLTALSAEEIR, encoded by the coding sequence ATGACCGCCGTGCGCGTCGACTTGGACGCGCGCGCCTACGAACTCGACCGCAGCCATGTGTTCCACTCCTGGTCGGCGCAAGCCGCGCTGCACCCGGTGGTGCTGGCGGGCGGTCGCGGCTGCCGGGTATGGGACCACGCGGGCCGCGAATATCTGGATTTCGCCAGCCAGATGGTCAATGTGAACATCGGCCACCAGCATCCGGTGGTCACGGCCGCGATCGCCGACCAGGCCGCGCGCCTGGCCACCATCGGACCGGCCACGGCGAATCTGCAACGGGGCGAGGCGGCCCAGCGAATCACGGCGCTCGCGCCGGACGGCATGGACAAGGTGTTCTTCACCAACGGCGGCGCGGACGCCAACGAGAACGCCATCCGGATGGCGCGCCTGCACACCGGCCGCGACAAGGTGCTCTCCACCTACCGCTCCTACCACGGCAACACCGGCGCCGCCGTCGTCGCGACCGGCGACTGGCGGCGGATGCCGAACGAATACGCCCGCGGTCACGTGCATTTCTTCGGCCCCTACCTGTATCGCAGCGAGTTCTGGGCGAGCAGCCCCGAGGAGGAGAGCGAACGCGCGCTGCGGCACCTGGAGCGGGTCGTGCAGTGCGAGGGACCCTCGACCATCGCCGCGATCCTGCTGGAGACCGTGCCGGGCACCGCGGGCATCCTGGTGCCGCCGCCCGGCTACCTCGCGGGCGTCCGCGCCATCGCCGACCGGTACGGCATCGTGCTGATCCTCGACGAGGTGATGTGCGGATTCGGCCGCACCGGACGGTGGTTCGCGTTCGACGGCTACGACGTGCGGCCCGATCTGATCACCTTCGCCAAGGGCGTCAACTCCGGCTACGTCCCCGTGGGCGGCGTCGTCATCTCCGACGCGATCGCCCGCACCTTCGACGACACCGTCTTCCCCGGCGGCCTCACCTACAGCGGTCATCCGCTGGCCGCGGCGTCGATCGTGGCCGCCCTCGATGTGATGGCCGACGAAGGCATCGTCGCCCATGCCGAACGTATCGGCCGCACCGCGCTCGGCCCGGCGCTCGCGGAACTGGCCGGCGACTGCCCGGTGATCGGCGAGGTGCGCGGCGAAGGCGTGTTCTGGGCCGTCGAACTCGTCGCCGATCGCGCCACCCGTGAACCCGTGTCGGCGGCCACCATGGCGCGGGTGAAATCCGACCTGATCGCCCGGGGCTACCTGCCGTTCCTGGCCGACAACCGAATTCACGTCGCGCCGCCTTGCGTGGTCACCGAGGCGGAGGTCGCCGAGGGCGCCGCCATCCTGCGTGACGTACTGACCGCCCTGTCAGCCGAGGAGATCCGATGA
- a CDS encoding TIGR03842 family LLM class F420-dependent oxidoreductase, translating into MQFGAVLQCDPPAARTVQLAKLAEAHGFSHLWTFDSHLLWQEPYVLYSQILHETKRIMVGPMVTNPATRDWTVTASLYATLNEAYGNRTICGIGRGDSAVRVGGGKPTTLRTLRESIHVIRELANSRPVEYGGSTVQFPWSVGSKLDVWVAAYGPKALALTGEVADGYILQLADLDIAEWMIGAVRKSAEAAGRDPASLKICVAAPMYIGTDRKHMRDQCRWFGGMVGNHVADIVARYGASGAVPAAFTEYIADRTGYDYNQHGRAGNVHADFVSDDIVERFCVLGTADEHIAKLRRLADLGVDQFAGYLQHDNKEETMRVYGETVIPQLRQTITATKVTA; encoded by the coding sequence ATGCAATTCGGAGCGGTACTACAGTGCGATCCCCCGGCGGCGCGCACCGTTCAATTGGCGAAACTGGCCGAGGCGCACGGGTTCAGCCACCTGTGGACCTTCGACTCGCACCTGCTGTGGCAGGAGCCGTACGTGCTCTACAGCCAGATCCTGCACGAGACCAAGCGAATCATGGTCGGACCCATGGTGACCAACCCGGCGACCAGGGATTGGACGGTCACGGCGTCGCTGTACGCCACGCTCAACGAGGCGTACGGCAACCGGACCATCTGCGGTATCGGGCGCGGTGATTCGGCGGTGCGCGTCGGCGGCGGCAAACCGACCACGCTGCGCACACTGCGCGAATCGATCCACGTGATCAGGGAACTGGCCAACTCGCGGCCCGTCGAATACGGCGGGAGCACCGTGCAATTCCCGTGGAGCGTCGGCTCGAAGCTGGACGTCTGGGTGGCCGCCTACGGACCGAAGGCGCTGGCGCTGACCGGCGAGGTGGCCGACGGCTACATCCTGCAGCTCGCCGACCTCGACATCGCCGAGTGGATGATCGGCGCGGTGCGGAAGTCGGCGGAGGCGGCGGGCCGCGACCCGGCCTCGCTGAAGATCTGCGTGGCCGCACCGATGTACATCGGCACCGACCGCAAGCACATGCGCGACCAGTGCCGCTGGTTCGGCGGGATGGTGGGCAACCACGTCGCCGACATCGTCGCGCGCTACGGCGCCAGCGGTGCGGTGCCCGCCGCGTTCACCGAATACATCGCGGACCGAACGGGTTACGACTACAACCAGCACGGCCGGGCGGGAAACGTGCACGCCGACTTCGTCTCCGACGACATCGTCGAACGGTTCTGCGTGCTCGGCACCGCCGACGAGCACATCGCCAAACTGCGGCGGCTCGCCGACCTCGGCGTCGATCAGTTCGCGGGCTACCTGCAACACGACAACAAAGAGGAAACCATGCGCGTCTACGGTGAGACCGTCATTCCGCAACTGCGGCAGACCATTACGGCGACGAAGGTGACGGCATGA
- the hydA gene encoding dihydropyrimidinase has translation MGTTLITGGTVVSATGRGAADILVDGERIVALLEPGTTVLGANLAETVDTVVDATGKYVIPGGIDAHTHMSMPFGGTTASDDFESGTRAAAWGGTTTIIDFAVQKFGERVQDSLDTWHKMASGQCAIDYSFHQIIGDVNDESLTALRRLPDEGITSFKLFMAYPGVFYSDDAQILRAMQIGANTGLLTMMHAENGPAIDVLVEQLLAEGKTDPYYHGIARAWQLEEEATHRAIMLADLTGAPLYVVHVSAKQAVAQLAAARDRGRNVFGETCPQYLYLSLEDNLGAPGFEGAKWVCSTPLRSRREEHQAQVWQALRTNDLQMVSTDHCPFCMKGQKDMGIGDFSKIPNGVGTVEHRMDLMYQGVVEGRITLERWVEITSTTPARMFGLYGRKGVLAPGADADIVVYDPDGHTSIGLGKTHHMNMDHSAWEGYEIDGRVDTVLSRGKVVVADGEYRGRKGDGQFVRRDPCQYLI, from the coding sequence ATGGGTACCACACTGATCACCGGAGGAACGGTCGTCTCGGCGACCGGACGCGGCGCGGCCGACATCCTGGTCGACGGCGAACGCATCGTCGCACTGCTGGAGCCGGGCACGACCGTGCTCGGCGCGAACCTGGCCGAAACGGTGGACACCGTTGTCGACGCGACCGGCAAGTACGTCATCCCTGGCGGCATCGACGCGCACACCCACATGTCGATGCCCTTCGGCGGCACAACGGCTTCCGACGATTTCGAGAGCGGCACCAGGGCCGCCGCGTGGGGCGGCACCACCACGATCATCGACTTCGCGGTCCAGAAGTTCGGTGAGCGCGTCCAGGATTCCTTGGACACCTGGCACAAGATGGCGTCGGGCCAGTGCGCGATCGACTACTCGTTCCACCAGATCATCGGCGACGTCAACGACGAATCGCTGACCGCGCTGCGCAGGCTGCCGGACGAGGGGATCACGAGCTTCAAGCTCTTCATGGCCTATCCGGGCGTCTTCTACAGCGATGACGCGCAGATCCTGCGCGCCATGCAGATCGGCGCGAACACCGGGCTGCTCACCATGATGCACGCCGAGAACGGCCCAGCCATCGACGTTCTCGTCGAGCAACTGCTCGCCGAGGGCAAGACCGATCCCTACTACCACGGCATCGCGCGCGCCTGGCAGCTGGAGGAGGAAGCGACGCACCGCGCGATCATGCTCGCCGATCTCACCGGCGCACCGCTGTACGTGGTGCACGTGTCGGCGAAACAGGCCGTCGCCCAGTTGGCCGCGGCCAGAGACCGGGGCCGCAACGTCTTCGGCGAGACCTGCCCGCAGTACCTGTACCTGTCCCTGGAGGACAACCTCGGCGCGCCCGGATTCGAAGGCGCGAAGTGGGTCTGCTCGACGCCGCTGCGCTCCCGGCGCGAAGAGCATCAGGCTCAGGTCTGGCAGGCGTTGCGCACCAACGATCTTCAAATGGTGTCCACCGACCACTGCCCCTTCTGCATGAAGGGACAGAAGGACATGGGGATCGGCGATTTCTCCAAGATTCCCAACGGCGTCGGCACGGTCGAGCACCGCATGGACCTGATGTACCAGGGCGTCGTCGAGGGCCGCATCACCCTGGAGCGCTGGGTGGAGATCACCTCGACCACCCCGGCCCGCATGTTCGGCCTCTACGGGCGCAAGGGCGTGCTCGCCCCGGGCGCGGACGCCGACATCGTGGTCTACGACCCGGACGGCCACACCTCCATCGGCCTCGGCAAGACCCACCACATGAACATGGACCACTCGGCGTGGGAGGGCTACGAGATCGACGGCCGCGTCGACACCGTGCTCTCGCGCGGCAAGGTCGTGGTCGCGGACGGCGAGTATCGCGGCCGCAAGGGTGACGGGCAGTTCGTGCGCCGTGATCCGTGCCAGTACTTGATCTGA
- a CDS encoding nitrilase-related carbon-nitrogen hydrolase, whose product MTTIKAAITQATWTGDKKSMLAKHEGFVEQAAAAGVQIICFQELFYGPYFGNVQDKKYYEYAESVPGPTTERFAELAKEHRMVIVLPLYEEDQPGVLYNTAAVIDADGSYLGKYRKHHIPQLSGFWEKFYFRPGNLGYPVFDTAVGRVGVYICYDRHFPEGWRAYGLAGAELVFNPSATKPGLSERLWELEQPAAAAANQYFIGANNRIGTETEEFGDAAVTFYGTSYFVDPRGCYVGERASADTDELVVRELDLDLVREVRGDWQFYRDRRPDSYDAIVAP is encoded by the coding sequence GTGACGACAATCAAGGCCGCCATCACCCAGGCGACGTGGACCGGCGACAAGAAGTCGATGCTGGCCAAGCACGAGGGTTTCGTCGAGCAGGCCGCCGCCGCGGGCGTGCAGATCATCTGCTTCCAAGAACTGTTCTACGGACCGTATTTCGGCAACGTGCAGGACAAGAAGTACTACGAGTACGCCGAATCCGTGCCGGGGCCGACGACGGAACGGTTCGCGGAGCTGGCCAAGGAGCACCGGATGGTGATCGTGCTTCCGTTGTACGAGGAAGACCAGCCCGGCGTGCTCTACAACACCGCCGCGGTGATCGACGCCGACGGCAGCTACCTGGGCAAATACCGCAAGCACCACATTCCGCAGCTGTCCGGCTTCTGGGAGAAGTTCTATTTCCGGCCGGGCAACCTCGGCTACCCCGTATTCGACACCGCCGTGGGCAGGGTCGGTGTCTACATCTGCTACGACCGCCACTTCCCGGAGGGCTGGCGCGCCTACGGATTGGCAGGCGCCGAACTCGTCTTCAACCCGTCGGCCACCAAACCTGGCCTGTCCGAACGTCTCTGGGAGCTGGAGCAGCCCGCCGCGGCGGCGGCGAACCAGTACTTCATCGGCGCGAACAACCGCATCGGTACGGAGACCGAGGAGTTCGGCGACGCCGCCGTGACCTTCTACGGCACTTCGTATTTCGTCGATCCGCGCGGCTGCTACGTCGGAGAGCGGGCCTCCGCCGACACCGACGAACTGGTGGTCCGCGAGCTCGATCTGGACCTGGTGCGCGAAGTCCGCGGCGACTGGCAGTTCTATCGCGACCGGCGACCGGATTCCTACGACGCCATCGTGGCGCCCTGA
- a CDS encoding PLP-dependent aminotransferase family protein: METNDRIQIDDPTPAGIAGAIARLITSGELRVGDRLPTVRELSSRLGVSPATVSHGWRALAQAGLVVSRGRSGTFVADGGARPASSRTDSMTRGASSARLDLSLGTPDPALLPEIGSILSRLALNAETTDYHQAPVVPELGRLLQADWPTGSGALTVVDGAMDAVARSLQAVVRFGDRVIVEDPTFPHILDYLESIGAQLVPVRMDAEGVLPDEFARAVATGATAAVLQPRAQNPTGASMSIERAEELVAILRRGEHRCMIIEDDHSGAVVPADDISLGRWLPDRVLHVRSYSKSHGPDLRIAALSGPEEIIDRIVATRVLGPGWTPRILQRLLHEMLRDDTVTRTVEHAREQYQLRRRALADALRHHGAQLAEGQGLNAWLPVADERTALIHLAANGIRVAPGGPFFVADRGHPEAVRVTIAPLSGGIDEVAGALALAARPRQSEYFSLDPGSRDGR; this comes from the coding sequence GTGGAAACGAACGACCGAATCCAGATCGATGACCCGACTCCCGCGGGTATCGCGGGCGCCATCGCCCGTCTGATCACGAGCGGCGAGCTGCGCGTCGGTGACCGGCTGCCCACGGTGCGGGAGCTGTCGAGCCGCCTCGGGGTCAGTCCCGCGACCGTGAGTCACGGCTGGCGGGCGCTCGCGCAGGCCGGGCTGGTGGTGTCCCGCGGTCGGAGCGGGACGTTCGTCGCCGACGGTGGGGCAAGGCCCGCGTCCTCCCGGACCGACAGCATGACCCGCGGCGCGAGCTCCGCCCGGCTGGACCTCTCGCTCGGCACGCCCGATCCGGCGCTGCTTCCCGAGATCGGGTCGATCCTGTCCCGGCTGGCCCTCAACGCCGAGACCACCGACTACCACCAGGCGCCGGTGGTTCCCGAACTCGGGCGCTTGTTGCAGGCGGACTGGCCCACCGGCTCCGGCGCGCTGACCGTCGTCGACGGCGCCATGGACGCGGTCGCCCGCAGCCTCCAGGCCGTCGTCCGATTCGGTGATCGGGTTATCGTCGAGGACCCCACCTTCCCGCACATCCTCGACTATCTGGAATCCATTGGCGCGCAGTTGGTTCCGGTGCGCATGGACGCGGAAGGCGTGCTGCCGGACGAATTCGCGCGGGCGGTGGCCACCGGCGCGACCGCGGCGGTCTTGCAACCGCGCGCGCAGAACCCCACCGGCGCGTCGATGAGCATCGAGCGCGCGGAGGAACTCGTCGCGATCCTCCGCCGGGGTGAGCACCGCTGCATGATCATCGAGGACGATCACTCCGGCGCCGTCGTCCCCGCCGACGACATCAGCCTCGGCCGCTGGCTGCCCGACCGCGTGCTGCACGTGCGCAGCTACTCCAAGTCGCACGGTCCCGACCTGCGGATCGCGGCGCTGTCCGGCCCGGAGGAGATCATCGACCGCATCGTCGCCACCCGCGTCCTCGGTCCTGGCTGGACGCCGCGCATCCTGCAGCGCCTGCTGCACGAGATGCTTCGCGACGACACCGTCACCCGCACCGTCGAACACGCGCGTGAGCAATATCAGCTCCGCCGCCGCGCCCTCGCCGACGCACTGCGGCACCATGGCGCACAGCTCGCCGAAGGGCAGGGCCTCAACGCCTGGTTGCCGGTCGCCGACGAGCGCACCGCCCTGATCCACTTGGCGGCCAACGGAATCCGCGTCGCACCCGGCGGACCGTTCTTCGTCGCCGATCGTGGTCACCCGGAAGCGGTGCGCGTGACCATCGCGCCGTTGTCGGGCGGCATCGATGAGGTCGCCGGTGCCCTGGCCTTGGCCGCCCGCCCGCGGCAGTCGGAGTACTTCTCGCTCGATCCGGGATCGCGAGACGGTCGGTAG
- a CDS encoding DUF6463 family protein: MTAGKSLLRWASGIMIVLGAGHLLLLALFAWSDITGWVDRGVWAAVPLGLTAEEETVASAQNAATFWAGPGSFAVPLILLGCLTWHLARRGVAVPAWVGWSLAAWCVVGGVLLVPSPYFAGTVAGALVVLAARQGDRSAAQRERAMDPA; encoded by the coding sequence ATGACCGCCGGAAAGTCGTTGCTGCGCTGGGCGAGCGGGATCATGATCGTCCTCGGCGCCGGCCATCTCCTTCTGTTGGCGCTCTTCGCGTGGAGCGACATCACCGGCTGGGTGGATCGCGGAGTGTGGGCGGCCGTCCCGCTCGGGCTCACCGCCGAGGAGGAGACCGTCGCGTCCGCGCAGAACGCGGCGACCTTCTGGGCCGGTCCCGGCAGCTTCGCCGTGCCGTTGATCCTGTTGGGTTGCCTCACTTGGCATCTCGCGCGGCGCGGCGTGGCCGTGCCCGCCTGGGTCGGCTGGAGTCTGGCGGCGTGGTGCGTGGTGGGCGGCGTACTTCTCGTGCCCTCCCCGTACTTCGCCGGGACGGTCGCCGGAGCGCTGGTCGTCTTGGCGGCGCGACAGGGAGATCGGTCGGCCGCACAGCGAGAGCGGGCTATGGACCCGGCCTGA